The Pichia kudriavzevii chromosome 3, complete sequence nucleotide sequence CTTCTACTATTGAAGCCAATCTTTCTAGAAGTTtccaaaaggaaaaaaggCTCATCCAAAGAACACCTGGAATGGTTTAAGGTGTTTACCGAAAGCGCTTCGGCAATTTGTATAAACTACAAGAACATGtatttgaaggaaaaaatgagCTTCACTTGGTTAGCTATGCactgttgttttgtttctggGATCTCATTTTTGTATTGCATATGGCTGGATACGGAGCTAAAAGTGCTGAAATGGAAGAGGAAAAGTCTGATATACGAGACAATAAGTGCTTGTCAGACAGTTTTATACGTATTAGCCGAAAGATGGAATTCAGCACTGAGGTTTAGAGACACTTTTGAAAGACTCTCTTCAATAGTTAAAGCTGCAATAGAATCCTCTTGTGAGGTCAGAGGTTTATCCTCACCCAGAACTAATGATATATCAAGTTCAAGAGTCTTTATCGAGGGAAGCATTAGCATCGATTCCTACTTATCATGCGAAAAATACCGGGATATGGTTAAACACATCCATTCATTCAGcgatgaaaataaaacagGTATCAAACCTAATGTTGGTGGAACCATCAACGAGGAAGATAGCCTGGAAAACCTCCTGAATATTTTTGACCATTCCGGGGATCAGTACCTACGAGATTTGTTTGACGAATTAGAGGACAACGTTCTCATGATCTCCTAATATATACTTCGTTCATGTAAAAGTTATTTAGTTTTAGCTTGAGGCCTCTAACAGACCAACCACCAagtaaaaaagaaaaagtggCTGtaataaaaaagaattcTATCCTTGAAGTTTGTCCCAGTGAGATGCTCTTAGTTTTTTCCCAACAACAAATAACACAAAGGGGATAGGTATCATACCTAAAGCAACAAATCCAATTAGGCTTGAACCCCAGTGAACCCCCAGGTTAACGAATAATTGCTTTGCAAACAAAGGAAAGATAGCGGCAAAGGCGGATCTCATGAACGTGTTAGCAGCAATAGCAGAAGCTGCGTGTATTGGATAGGAATCAACCAGATAATTAATACAGCCCTGGAATATAGTTATAAAGCCGGCCCCAATCATTGAAACACCAATGCATGGAACAATCCAGTGGATATTGGCATCACAGGTCcatccaaaaacaaagatcCCCACTGGCATCATCCAGCCAAGCATCATCATTATGGGGAACCTCTGTTCAGGAATTGCCTCCCCTTTGTTGCTCCTCacaatttccaaatactTGAGTGCCCATAAAATGTTCCCAATACAGCCAAATACAACTCCTAGAAATAATGAAACATTTGGAACTTCCGTAATCGTTCCCGTCCAGCCCCTCGATAATTCAAAAGCAGTCGAGATGTTGGTTATCATTAGGTAGAAGAGACCGTAAACATAACTTGCAAACAATGCCATGGTAAACACAACCGGTATGGACAGCATTTCAAATGGCCTTACAACATGTAAAAGTAGCATCCCTTTGAAGTCCAAATAAACTGTATCTGCTTTAGTGTGTAGCAGCCACTTATCTTCTTTGATTCTGTACCACGTTACCAGTTTTTGCAAGGTTTTATTCTCAAAAGTCTCCTCTGTGAACAAGTAcatcaaaacaaacagaaCTAACTGCCCTAATCCACAAAACCATTGCGTGATTCTCCAGGATTCCACACTGCTATTACTATTCGTCAAAAGGGAGCTAACAACTGGCCCAAAAGAAGCACCATTAGCAACAAAACATGCATATATTGCAAATGCAACCCCTCTAAAGGAGGGATCCCAAAGGTCTGCTAAAACACCACCAGCGGAGACAATTGGGGCGCCAGCAAAGAATCCAGCAAAAAATCTGCAAGTCATCAAAGAAGACACATTGAACGAAATGGCTGTAGCAAACGTAAAcatacaagaaaaaaaaatgggatCAGCACCGCCGGCTTTCTACCATAAACTTCGGAGAGGGGTGCAAATATCATGGGGCCAAATGCAATACCAACAATGTACAATGATACAGTCAAGACCGCCACTTCACTTTTGATGTTAAACTTTTCTCTCATTCTGTCAAAAAAGTAACCAGAGGATGTTGTGGTGGAATTGAACTGTGCTGCAAATGTCACAAAGCTGTAACATATTGTGTAtgtcatttttttcctgaAGGGCCAGTTCCGTGTTCTCAAAGTAGACTCCACAGCAAAAGTCACCAGaccattttcattaacCTGgatgttttcatcaatcGCAACAACAGAAAGATCCGTGTCAGATAATACACTAATATTTGCACTTGAAATAGGTTGCTTTTCCTGGTCAACCATGAAAGGATCTTTTCTTGACTATCCGtttctttatcaaagtcaaacacaagaaaaaaaaacgcTACCTAGGTGTCTAGATGATCAAAAGCAAAAGGCAGCTAGTTTATAGGGTGGTAAATCATATCAAAACCGTCTTTTGAATTTACCATGAATGAAACACACAGTCACCtctattgatgaaatttgCTCAAAGAAATGACCCTCTCTCCTCCTTCCCCACAACCGGAACTTTTACCATTACCACCTAAGGTGTGAGTTTCCATGCAATTGCTATCgatgtttttctctgtAACAAAATTTTGCAAAACTTCCGCACCCCCTGATAAGTTGAGGGGCGGTATTTGGCGACGTCTAAATGAGGTTTAATTCTTGATAACGACTTGAGCCTAGCTGCAGAAGATAGTAGATATACTTTATCAGGAAAACAATGCAAAGTTAGATTGTTATATTACACTGCTGCTATCTTTTGGAACAGTATAAAATGCCTTGCATACACAATCCTTGGATTTAGCTATTTCTCTATGATGGCACTACAGGGAGTATCAACAAATGCCAGAGAAATTGCAGAATAACGAAAAAGGAGGTCTATATACGGTGGAAGTTTCAAGTTTGGACGACTGTGATCCTGTGATCTCCACTGTTGTTGCCTTGAATGGGAAGAAGATTGAAGTTCATCAACAGGATGCTGATGTAGCAATGcaatatattgatgatattgcCGATCTGGAGATGGATCCCGACTTTGAAAGGAAAGTCCTAAGGAAAATCGACTACGCAATTTTGCCTGTGATCATAGCTCTAATGTCATGTCAGTTGATGGATAAGACAACCAACTCTTATGCGTCAATTATGGGCCTGCAAGAAAGTTTGAATATGAGTTTGAGAGAGTATAGTTGGGTAGGGTCCTCGTTCTATTTTGGctatttgatttttcagtACCCGGCAAACTTATTACTGCAAAAACTACCACTCTCCAAAACACTCTCCATAGCAGTCATCTGCTGGGGTGTAGTTTTAATGTGTCATGCTGCCTGTACCGATGCAGCAGGATTTTTAGTTTGTCGAGTATTTCTAGGTGTTTTCGAAGGGTTTATGAATCCAGCATATATCTTACTAACTTCTCAGTGGTGGAGGAAGGAGGAACAGTTTATAAGAACCTGTGTTTGGTGGGGTATGCAAGGTTTTGGTACTATTTTGGGATCCGGCATTGCATATGGGTTGCAGGTTCATCGAGCCGGGTATCAAACATTCCCATCTTGGAAATGCGTTTACGTCATAACTGGTTGCATTACTTTATGCCTTGGCTTTGTCAGCTACCTTCATATACCAGACGTTCCTACAAAAGCATGGTTTTTGAGCgaaaaggagaaactcTATGTTGTTGAAAGGGCAAAGGAAAACCAACAAGGTTTTGGTAACCAAAAATTTAAATGGAAGCAAGGCAAAGAAGCTATTTTTGACCCGTGTACCTACATCTTTTTTGTCTATGGAATTTCATACGCAATTCCGAACGGAGGCTTCAATAACTTTGGATCCATATTGTTAAAGGatgattttggattctcAACAGCCGATGCGTTGCTAATGAATATGCCAGGCGGAGGAATTGATATTATTTTCCCTTTATGTGTTGCACTCTTTAATTACTACTTGCTTAAAAACCAGAGGTTGGTATCTTGTGCTATAGTGAATACCACAGTGGTTGTTGGAATGTGTCTATTAAATTTTACAGACAGTAGAGGTTCGAGGTTGGCTGGATACCTATCATTCTACATGGCAACAGCTGTATCGGCAGGAATATGCTCAACCATAGCATCGAATATTGCCGGATCTACCAAGAAGGTGGTAGTTAACACATTCTTTCTAGTAGGCTATTGTGCCGGCAATATAATTGGTCCACAGACATTTAACGCTAAACAAGCACCGGGATACTCAGGCGCCAAAGCTGCAATGCTCGCCTCTTTTGCCATTGGTACGTGTCTCATAATTGCTCTTTATGTTATTTACACGTGTCGTAATAAGAAGAAGGATGAAATAATCCAATCTTTAGGTGAGAAGTATTCAATTCCTGACAATATCGCTTTTGCAGATTTAACTGACTTTGAAAACCCTGGATTTAGGTACTCGTTATAGTTTTGGCTTTTGCACAGTCCTACTTTGTAGACACGTCCCTCAATATTGTTTTTAACTAGTTTAGTGATTTAATGGATTTCCTATGTGTCTTGTAGATGATCATGATACGTCgtacttttgaaaataaaaagaaaaaaatgtaagAAAGCTCGTACAAACGTGTTTTCCTTGGTCAATACTAAAACATTAGGAATGCTGTGTGAATTAGTGTTCATAATTtagaggaaaaaagaagtacAAAAGTGGATTGGTAAAAAATATACCGCCATTCCACAGTCTAAATAAGAGTATCAAAAACTAACTTATAATGAATAACGTCctaagaaaaaaatttatcCGTAATAGGTCTTTTTTGAGGAAGACTTACTAGTCCCCTGTTTTCCTTTAACTTTAGTTGAGTCGCCTTGAGTAGATTGTACAAGACAGTCAAAGTTGGAGTTTCCACGTTAAGTTCATTTGCGACAATCAAAAGATTGCCCAAGATGACCTCCAGCTCGATCGGATTACCCTTCTCAACGTCAACAAGCATAGACGGCTTGAAGTAATCACCATCATCCGAGTGAACAACTGAGTTGATAACATCAGCAGGTAATTCAACGCCATCCGCTTTGGCAACCTTGATGACCTCACGCATCGCTGGAACAGAGACAGCCTCTAATGCACCTGAATATTCCAACCTACCAGTATCGACTCTAGTCAAAGCACATGCGGTATTGAGCGTCGCATTATAGACCAATTTTCTGTATCTGTACCACTTAACATCGGGAAAGTAAGAAATCGTGTTTCTGTCATTACTATACAAGCTGACAAACTCTTTAGCCTTTTCCTCTTGCTCCTCCTTACTAAAGGTTGGGTTGGAAAAGTAGCTGATCAAACACTTGTCATTTTGGGTCTGGCTGATTACTCCATTATGGTTATGCGAGCCGATATGAGAGACACCTGATAAGCAAAAATTATTCGGATATTTGGCAATAAAGGGACGCCCCAAATCAAATCCATTTTGGATCAGAACAATAGTGGTTTTGCCCGGTGTGATCACCGGTGCGGCAACTTCTTCAGGTTTGACAATATCTGGTAAGTTCTTCGTTGTGATAACAACATAGTCGTAGTCCCCATTGGCCGACGCAGCTTCAACCGTTGGGTAAATATGATCTGGTTTCCAGTTTTCAACTTTTCCATAATCGCATGAGTTGATTTCCCAACCAGCCTCTTTGACCCTGGGATAATCACTTTTAACAACCACCGAAACTGTGGTCTTGCCAGTGTATTTAAGCCCGTAGGCTACAATGGTACCCACACCACCGGTACCTATCAAAAGCGTCCTTGGCAGTTGCATGACAATTATAGATCTCTGATTTTCGTTTGGGATTGAGAAGCAAGTCCATAGAATTCTCCATGGGACACGAAATACGTCTGCCTTTAAATATTATTGTTTATTAGTGGTTAGGTGGTTGTGGCATACCCCTTGCA carries:
- a CDS encoding uncharacterized protein (PKUD0C00120; possible pseudogene; frameshift at 5' end) — encoded protein: MFTFATAISFNVSSLMTCRFFAGFFAGAPIVSAGGVLADLWDPSFRGVAFAIYACFVANGASFGPVVSSLLTNSNSSVESWRITQWFCGLGQLVLFVLMYLFTEETFENKTLQKLVTWYRIKEDKWLLHTKADTVYLDFKGMLLLHVVRPFEMLSIPVVFTMALFASYVYGLFYLMITNISTAFELSRGWTGTITEVPNVSLFLGVVFGCIGNILWALKYLEIVRSNKGEAIPEQRFPIMMMLGWMMPVGIFVFGWTCDANIHWIVPCIGVSMIGAGFITIFQGCINYLVDSYPIHAASAIAANTFMRSAFAAIFPLFAKQLFVNLGVHWGSSLIGFVALGMIPIPFVLFVVGKKLRASHWDKLQG
- a CDS encoding uncharacterized protein (PKUD0C00140; Pfam Domains: MFS_1(3.3e-32)), with the protein product MPEKLQNNEKGGLYTVEVSSLDDCDPVISTVVALNGKKIEVHQQDADVAMQYIDDIADLEMDPDFERKVLRKIDYAILPVIIALMSCQLMDKTTNSYASIMGLQESLNMSLREYSWVGSSFYFGYLIFQYPANLLLQKLPLSKTLSIAVICWGVVLMCHAACTDAAGFLVCRVFLGVFEGFMNPAYILLTSQWWRKEEQFIRTCVWWGMQGFGTILGSGIAYGLQVHRAGYQTFPSWKCVYVITGCITLCLGFVSYLHIPDVPTKAWFLSEKEKLYVVERAKENQQGFGNQKFKWKQGKEAIFDPCTYIFFVYGISYAIPNGGFNNFGSILLKDDFGFSTADALLMNMPGGGIDIIFPLCVALFNYYLLKNQRLVSCAIVNTTVVVGMCLLNFTDSRGSRLAGYLSFYMATAVSAGICSTIASNIAGSTKKVVVNTFFLVGYCAGNIIGPQTFNAKQAPGYSGAKAAMLASFAIGTCLIIALYVIYTCRNKKKDEIIQSLGEKYSIPDNIAFADLTDFENPGFRYSL
- a CDS encoding uncharacterized protein (PKUD0C00150; similar to Saccharomyces cerevisiae YDL144C; ancestral locus Anc_7.320), with product MQLPRTLLIGTGGVGTIVAYGLKYTGKTTVSVVVKSDYPRVKEAGWEINSCDYGKVENWKPDHIYPTVEAASANGDYDYVVITTKNLPDIVKPEEVAAPVITPGKTTIVLIQNGFDLGRPFIAKYPNNFCLSGVSHIGSHNHNGVISQTQNDKCLISYFSNPTFSKEEQEEKAKEFVSLYSNDRNTISYFPDVKWYRYRKLVYNATLNTACALTRVDTGRLEYSGALEAVSVPAMREVIKVAKADGVELPADVINSVVHSDDGDYFKPSMLVDVEKGNPIELEVILGNLLIVANELNVETPTLTVLYNLLKATQLKLKENRGLVSLPQKRPITDKFFS